The following proteins come from a genomic window of Lemur catta isolate mLemCat1 chromosome 4, mLemCat1.pri, whole genome shotgun sequence:
- the FAM136A gene encoding protein FAM136A isoform X3, with amino-acid sequence MRGRHGGASSGASAGGRGLHGEESGERKHPEDAGEQPEAQKRRAQGERPERRRLPVSPLARSCPLLLRRTPLHTALGLMFRCSASCCDDSQASMQQVHQCIERCHAPLAQAQALVTNELEKFQDRLARCTMHCNDKAKDSIDAGSKELQVKRQLDSCVTKCVDDHMHLIPTMTKKMKESLVSIGK; translated from the exons ATGCGGGGTCGCCATGGCGGAGCTTCCTCAGGTGCGAGTGCAGGAGGCCGTGGACTCCATGGTGAAGAGTCTGGAGAGAGAAAACATCCGGAAGATGCAG GTGAGCAGCCCGAGGCCCAGAAAAGGCGCGCCCAAGGTGAAAGACCAGAAAGGCGAAGGCTCCCGGTCTCCCCGCTGGCCAGGTCATGCCCGCTGCTATTGCGCCGAACGCCGCTTCACACAGCGCTG gggctcATGTTCCGGTGCAGCGCCAGCTGTTGTGACGACAGCCAGGCGTCCATGCAGCAGGTGCACCAGTGCATCGAGCGCTGCCATGCACCTCTGGCTCAAGCTCAGGCTCTGGTGACCAACGAATTGGAGAAGTTCCAG GATCGCCTGGCCCGCTGCACCATGCATTGCAACGACAAAGCCAAAGATTCCATAGATGCAGGGAGTAAGGAGCTTCAGGTGAAGCGGCAGCTGGACAGTTGTGTGACCAAGTGTGTCGATGACCACATGCACCTCATCCCAACTATGACCAAGAAGATGAAGGAGTCTCTCGTATCCATTGGGAAATAA
- the FAM136A gene encoding protein FAM136A isoform X4 has product MFRCSASCCDDSQASMQQVHQCIERCHAPLAQAQALVTNELEKFQVPSLTYVPKKSPETQSKSGESSCPAGPASRRLLGGPRGGQGTGGGGEARAASRGPHAHGPGPGAVPTDEGSAGRWLGTSSGPRAVLASLQKIRIVLKGSPGPLHHALQRQSQRFHRCRE; this is encoded by the exons ATGTTCCGGTGCAGCGCCAGCTGTTGTGACGACAGCCAGGCGTCCATGCAGCAGGTGCACCAGTGCATCGAGCGCTGCCATGCACCTCTGGCTCAAGCTCAGGCTCTGGTGACCAACGAATTGGAGAAGTTCCAG GTCCCCAGCTTGACATATGTCCCCAAGAAGAGTCCAGAAACACAGTCAAAAAGTGGAGAATCTTCCTGCCCCGCGGGCCCGGCGTCGCGGCGGCTCCTTGGAGGCCCACGTGGAGGCCAGGGCACTGGTGGTGGCGGCGAAGCCCGGGCGGCCTCGAGAGGGCCTCACGCACATGGGCCCGGCCCGGGCGCGGTGCCTACAGACGAGGGCTCAGCCGGCCGGTGGCTCGGGACCAGCTCGGGGCCGCGGGCGGTGCTCGCATCGCTCCAAAAAATTAGGATAGTTTTAAAAG GATCGCCTGGCCCGCTGCACCATGCATTGCAACGACAAAGCCAAAGATTCCATAGATGCAGGGAGTAA
- the FAM136A gene encoding protein FAM136A isoform X2, with translation MAELPQVRVQEAVDSMVKSLERENIRKMQGLMFRCSASCCDDSQASMQQVHQCIERCHAPLAQAQALVTNELEKFQVPSLTYVPKKSPETQSKSGESSCPAGPASRRLLGGPRGGQGTGGGGEARAASRGPHAHGPGPGAVPTDEGSAGRWLGTSSGPRAVLASLQKIRIVLKGSPGPLHHALQRQSQRFHRCRE, from the exons ATGGCGGAGCTTCCTCAGGTGCGAGTGCAGGAGGCCGTGGACTCCATGGTGAAGAGTCTGGAGAGAGAAAACATCCGGAAGATGCAG gggctcATGTTCCGGTGCAGCGCCAGCTGTTGTGACGACAGCCAGGCGTCCATGCAGCAGGTGCACCAGTGCATCGAGCGCTGCCATGCACCTCTGGCTCAAGCTCAGGCTCTGGTGACCAACGAATTGGAGAAGTTCCAG GTCCCCAGCTTGACATATGTCCCCAAGAAGAGTCCAGAAACACAGTCAAAAAGTGGAGAATCTTCCTGCCCCGCGGGCCCGGCGTCGCGGCGGCTCCTTGGAGGCCCACGTGGAGGCCAGGGCACTGGTGGTGGCGGCGAAGCCCGGGCGGCCTCGAGAGGGCCTCACGCACATGGGCCCGGCCCGGGCGCGGTGCCTACAGACGAGGGCTCAGCCGGCCGGTGGCTCGGGACCAGCTCGGGGCCGCGGGCGGTGCTCGCATCGCTCCAAAAAATTAGGATAGTTTTAAAAG GATCGCCTGGCCCGCTGCACCATGCATTGCAACGACAAAGCCAAAGATTCCATAGATGCAGGGAGTAA
- the FAM136A gene encoding protein FAM136A isoform X1 — MRGRHGGASSGASAGGRGLHGEESGERKHPEDAGEQPEAQKRRAQGERPERRRLPVSPLARSCPLLLRRTPLHTALGLMFRCSASCCDDSQASMQQVHQCIERCHAPLAQAQALVTNELEKFQVPSLTYVPKKSPETQSKSGESSCPAGPASRRLLGGPRGGQGTGGGGEARAASRGPHAHGPGPGAVPTDEGSAGRWLGTSSGPRAVLASLQKIRIVLKGSPGPLHHALQRQSQRFHRCRE; from the exons ATGCGGGGTCGCCATGGCGGAGCTTCCTCAGGTGCGAGTGCAGGAGGCCGTGGACTCCATGGTGAAGAGTCTGGAGAGAGAAAACATCCGGAAGATGCAG GTGAGCAGCCCGAGGCCCAGAAAAGGCGCGCCCAAGGTGAAAGACCAGAAAGGCGAAGGCTCCCGGTCTCCCCGCTGGCCAGGTCATGCCCGCTGCTATTGCGCCGAACGCCGCTTCACACAGCGCTG gggctcATGTTCCGGTGCAGCGCCAGCTGTTGTGACGACAGCCAGGCGTCCATGCAGCAGGTGCACCAGTGCATCGAGCGCTGCCATGCACCTCTGGCTCAAGCTCAGGCTCTGGTGACCAACGAATTGGAGAAGTTCCAG GTCCCCAGCTTGACATATGTCCCCAAGAAGAGTCCAGAAACACAGTCAAAAAGTGGAGAATCTTCCTGCCCCGCGGGCCCGGCGTCGCGGCGGCTCCTTGGAGGCCCACGTGGAGGCCAGGGCACTGGTGGTGGCGGCGAAGCCCGGGCGGCCTCGAGAGGGCCTCACGCACATGGGCCCGGCCCGGGCGCGGTGCCTACAGACGAGGGCTCAGCCGGCCGGTGGCTCGGGACCAGCTCGGGGCCGCGGGCGGTGCTCGCATCGCTCCAAAAAATTAGGATAGTTTTAAAAG GATCGCCTGGCCCGCTGCACCATGCATTGCAACGACAAAGCCAAAGATTCCATAGATGCAGGGAGTAA
- the FAM136A gene encoding protein FAM136A isoform X5: MAELPQVRVQEAVDSMVKSLERENIRKMQGLMFRCSASCCDDSQASMQQVHQCIERCHAPLAQAQALVTNELEKFQDRLARCTMHCNDKAKDSIDAGSKELQVKRQLDSCVTKCVDDHMHLIPTMTKKMKESLVSIGK, from the exons ATGGCGGAGCTTCCTCAGGTGCGAGTGCAGGAGGCCGTGGACTCCATGGTGAAGAGTCTGGAGAGAGAAAACATCCGGAAGATGCAG gggctcATGTTCCGGTGCAGCGCCAGCTGTTGTGACGACAGCCAGGCGTCCATGCAGCAGGTGCACCAGTGCATCGAGCGCTGCCATGCACCTCTGGCTCAAGCTCAGGCTCTGGTGACCAACGAATTGGAGAAGTTCCAG GATCGCCTGGCCCGCTGCACCATGCATTGCAACGACAAAGCCAAAGATTCCATAGATGCAGGGAGTAAGGAGCTTCAGGTGAAGCGGCAGCTGGACAGTTGTGTGACCAAGTGTGTCGATGACCACATGCACCTCATCCCAACTATGACCAAGAAGATGAAGGAGTCTCTCGTATCCATTGGGAAATAA
- the SNRPG gene encoding small nuclear ribonucleoprotein G, whose protein sequence is MSKAHPPELKKFMDKKLSLKLNGGRHVQGILRGFDPFMNLVIDECVEMATSGQQNNIGMVVIRGNSIIMLEALERV, encoded by the exons ATGAGCAAAGCTCACCCTCCCGAGTTGAAAAA ATTTATGGACAAGAAGTTATCAt tGAAATTAAATGGTGGCAGACATGTCCAAGGAATATTACGGGGATTTGATCCCTTTATGAATCTTGTGATAGATGAATGTGTAGAGATGGCAACTAGTGGGCAACAGAACAATATCGGAATGGTG gTAATACGAGGAAATAGTATCATCATGTTAGAAGCCTTGGAACGAGTATAA